A stretch of the Carassius carassius chromosome 50, fCarCar2.1, whole genome shotgun sequence genome encodes the following:
- the LOC132133058 gene encoding iron-responsive element-binding protein 2-like: protein MALGSPQHEHPFCHLIDTLQSEQYAERRYFNPQKLSDVRYEKLPFCMRVLLESTIRKCDGFYIKTDDVSSILDWQKQQNQAEVAFSPARVLLQDFTGIPAMVDLAAMRDALAKQGVDPNLVNPRCPTDLIVDHSLQIDYSKCAIQSPPSPVDESHGATVRSPAGRPSPRGSSSIGSHCAGQRPGHRGGCSKASCSDPPSGRSTAVQIENTPLLCPFHLQPVSEPETVIRNQEMELIRNKERLQFFKWCSKAFKNINVVPPDINTVHQLNLEYLCQVVQEGEGFIYPDSMVGTDSHTTMINGLGILGWGVGGIESEAVMLGQPVSLTLPQVVGCKLVGTINPLATSIDIVLGITKHLRQAGIGGKFVEFFGPGVQQLSAPDRTTIANMCPEYNATVSFFPVDDITLQHFKHTICSVEKLVVLEDYLKAIKLFRSYSDQSEEPQYSEVIEMNLSSIVPHVSGPKRPQDRVAVTCMKEDFINCLNEKVGFKGFHISKEKQATQVSFLHEGAEYNLAHGSVVIAAVISCTNNCNPSVMLAAGLLAKKAIEAGLVVKPYIRTSLVPGSGTVTHYLNTSGVLPYLGKLGFEVVGYGCATCVGNTAPLPESVVDAIKQGDLVACGVLSGNRHLEGRLCDCVRANYLASPPLVVAYAIAGTVSINLETEPLGVNSEGKDVYLRDIWPSKEEVNHTEENIVIASMFKELRSRMEKGSTFWNSLESAESALFPWDPKSTYIRCPSFFSKLSKEACTPQSIEGAYPLLFLGDKVTTDHISPAGSIARVSAAAKYLQSKRLTPREFNSYGARRGNDAVMTRGTFASTKLQNRLMGKAGPKTLHIPSGQTLDVFEAAERYQKDGVPLIILAGKEYGSGSSRDWAAKGPYLLGVRAVIAESFEKIHRNHLVGMGIAPLQFLSGQNADSLELCGKERFTINIPQELIPRQQLIVQTSTGKSFSVTALFESDMDVAFFRHGGILKYVARSLLP, encoded by the exons ATGGCGCTCGGTTCACCTCAGCACG AACATCCGTTCTGCCATTTGATCGACACTCTCCAGAGCGAACAGTATGCAGAGCGGCGATATTTTAACCCACAGAAGCTGAGTGATGTCAGATACG AGAAACTGCCGTTCTGTATGCGGGTTCTCCTGGAGTCCACCATACGCAAGTGTGACGGGTTCTACATAAAGACAGATGATGTTTCCAGTATTCTGGACTGGCAGAAGCAGCAGAACCAGGCCGAGGTTGCGTTCTCACCTGCCAGGGTTCTGTTACAGGATTTTAC GGGAATTCCTGCTATGGTGGATCTGGCAGCTATGAGAGATGCTTTAGCTAAACAGGGGGTCGATCCGAACTTGGTGAACCCCAGATGCCCCACAGACCTCATCGTAGATCATTCTCTCCAGATTGACTACAGCAAATG TGCCATCCAGAGCCCTCCAAGTCCCGTGGATGAGAGTCATGGTGCCACCGTCAGATCTCCTGCCGGACGACCATCTCCACGAGGGAGCAGCAGCATCGGCAGTCACTGTGCAGGTCAACGACCGGGTCATCGGGGCGGCTGCAGTAAAGCCTCCTGCTCGGACCCCCCCAGTGGCAGAAGCACAGCAGTACAGATAGAGAATACACCCCTCCTATGCCCCTTCCACCTACAGCCCGTGTCAGA GCCTGAAACGGTGATCAGAAACCAAGAGATGGAGCTAATCCGAAACAAAGAGAGGCTCCAGTTCTTTAAG TGGTGCTCAAAAGCCTTTAAAAACATCAACGTAGTCCCGCCAGACATCAACACAGTGCATCAGCTGAATCTAGAGTACCTGTGTCAGGTGGTACAGGAAGGGGAGGGGTTTATTTATCCTGACAGCATGGTGGGAACGGACTCCCACACAACCATGATCAACGGCCTCGGGATCTTAGGATGGG gaGTTGGAGGTATTGAATCAGAGGCGGTCATGTTAGGTCAGCCAGTGTCTTTGACTCTGCCACAGGTCGTTGGATGTAAACTCGTGGGGACCATCAATCCTCTTGCCACATCCATTGATATCGTACTTGGCATTACAAAG CATCTGCGTCAGGCAGGAATCGGCGGGAAGTTTGTGGAGTTCTTTGGGCCTGGTGTACAGCAGCTCTCGGCTCCCGATCGGACCACCATAGCTAACATGTGCCCCGAGTACAACGCCACCGTGAGCTTCTTTCCTGTGGATGACATCACCCTTCAGCACTTTAAACACACCA TTTGCAGTGTGGAGAAGCTTGTGGTTTTAGAAGACTATCTGAAGGCTATCAAACTCTTCAGAAGCTACAGTGACCAATCAGAAGAGCCACAGTATTCAGAG GTGATCGAGATGAACCTGAGTTCAATTGTGCCTCATGTCAGCGGACCCAAACGGCCGCAGGACAGAGTTGCTGTGACTTGCATGAAGGAAGACTTTATCAACTGCCTGAATGAGAAG GTGGGTTTTAAGGGCTTCCACATATCCAAAGAGAAGCAGGCAACTCAGGTCTCGTTCCTGCACGAGGGGGCCGAGTACAACCTGGCGCATGGATCTGTCGTCATCGCTGCTGTCATCAGCTGCACCAATAACTGCAACCCGTCTGTCATGCTGGCCGCAG GTCTACTGGCGAAGAAAGCCATTGAGGCTGGTCTGGTGGTAAAACCGTATATCAGGACCAGTCTGGTGCCTGGCAGTGGAACTGTCACACATTATCTGAACACCAGTGGAGTCCTGCCCTACCTCGGGAAACTTGG GTTCGAGGTGGTGGGTTATGGATGTGCCACTTGTGTGGGTAATACAGCACCTTTACCTGAGAGTGTGGTGGATGCCATTAAACAG GGTGATTTGGTGGCATGTGGCGTGCTGTCAGGAAACAGGCATTTAGAGGGACGCCTGTGTGACTGTGTTCGGGCGAATTATTTGGCTTCACCTCCATTGGTGGTGGCGTATGCGATCGCAGGCACAGTCAGCATCAACCTGGAGACAGAGCCGCTGGGGGTGAACTCGGAGGGGAAGGATGTGTATCTGCGGGATATCTGGCCCTCCAAAGAAGAGGTGAACCACACGGAGGAGAACATCGTCATTGCCTCCATGTTCAAAGAGCTGAGGAGCCGGATGGAG AAAGGAAGTACATTCTGGAACAGTTTAGAGTCTGCCGAATCTGCCCTCTTCCCGTGGGATCCCAAATCTACTTACATTCGATGTCCGTCCTTCTTCAGCAAACTG TCTAAAGAGGCGTGCACTCCTCAGTCCATTGAGGGTGCATACCCGCTTCTCTTTCTGGGTGATAAAGTAACAACTGATCACATTTCTCCTGCGGGAAGCATCGCAAGAGTCAGCGCTGCTGCCAAATACCTGCAGAGCAAACG TTTGACCCCTCGTGAGTTCAATTCCTACGGCGCACGGAGAGGAAACGATGCTGTAATGACTCGAGGAACATTTGCCAGCACAAAGCTTCAAAACCGCCTCATGGGGAAAGCCGGACCCAAAACCTTGCACATTCCATCAGGACAGACG CTGGATGTGTTTGAAGCTGCTGAACGTTATCAGAAAGATGGTGTTCCTCTCATTATCCTGGCAGGAAAAGAGTACGGCTCTGGCAGCTCACGTGACTGGGCCGCCAAAGGACCTTATTTATTG GGGGTCCGTGCGGTGATAGCGGAGAGCTTTGAGAAGATTCATAGGAATCATTTGGTGGGGATGGGAATCGCTCCGCTGCAGTTCCTGTCAGGACAGAATGCCGACTCACTGGAGCTGTGTGGAAAAGAGCGATTCACCATCAACATCCCACAGGAGCTCATACCCAGACAACAGCTCATAGTACAG ACGAGCACAGGGAAGAGTTTCAGCGTCACGGCTCTTTTCGAGAGTGACATGGATGTGGCGTTTTTCAGACATGGAGGCATCCTGAAGTATGTAGCTCGTTCTCTTCTGCCGTAG